The following are encoded together in the Bradyrhizobium genosp. L genome:
- a CDS encoding hemolysin family protein: MLYLELAIVAVLIIVNGLLSMSELAIVSSRPARLAALVEKGVSGSRRALTLASDPGKFLSTVQIGITLIGVLSGAFSGATLGQRLTQWLLELGLSASVADAAGVGIVVGIITYASLIVGELVPKQIALRDPEQVAVRVAPAMTMMAKMSLPLVWLLDRSGKALLLLLGHREDASDRVSEDEIKTLVVEAENAGVLEPGEKEMIAGVMRLGDLPVGAVMTPRHEVSLIDLADPLPEILSALQKSSHSRCVVFDGNRDHALGIVQAKDVLDVYLAGATPDIRALTRDAPIIPETVDARDVVAILRDSAVHIGLVHDEYGTFQGVVTSADILEAIVGAFHTEQGPAEPAYVRRADGSYLISGWMPALQFAELLGVALPSPRPYQTAAGYLLHEFGAIPEVGARITAQGWEFEIVDLDGRRIDKILASRLAA; encoded by the coding sequence GTGCTGTATCTGGAACTGGCGATCGTGGCGGTGCTGATCATCGTCAACGGTCTCTTGTCGATGTCGGAACTTGCCATCGTCTCGTCGCGCCCGGCGCGGCTGGCGGCGCTGGTCGAGAAAGGCGTCTCGGGATCGCGCCGCGCGCTCACCCTGGCGTCCGATCCCGGTAAATTCCTTTCCACGGTGCAGATCGGCATCACCCTGATCGGCGTGCTATCCGGGGCCTTCTCCGGCGCAACGCTCGGTCAGCGCCTGACGCAATGGCTGCTCGAGCTCGGGCTGTCGGCCAGCGTCGCGGATGCGGCCGGCGTCGGCATCGTCGTCGGCATCATCACCTATGCCTCGCTGATCGTCGGCGAGTTGGTGCCGAAGCAGATCGCGCTGCGCGATCCGGAGCAGGTCGCGGTGAGGGTCGCGCCGGCGATGACCATGATGGCGAAGATGTCGCTGCCGCTGGTCTGGCTGCTCGACCGCTCCGGCAAGGCGCTGCTCTTGCTGCTCGGCCATCGCGAGGATGCGTCCGACCGGGTCAGCGAGGACGAGATCAAGACGCTGGTGGTCGAAGCCGAGAATGCCGGCGTGCTCGAGCCCGGCGAAAAGGAGATGATTGCCGGCGTGATGCGGCTCGGCGACCTGCCGGTCGGCGCCGTGATGACGCCGCGCCACGAGGTCAGCCTGATCGACCTCGCCGATCCCCTGCCCGAGATCCTGTCGGCGCTGCAGAAGAGCAGCCACTCGCGCTGCGTGGTGTTCGACGGCAACCGCGACCATGCGCTCGGCATCGTGCAGGCCAAGGACGTGCTCGACGTCTACCTCGCCGGCGCGACGCCCGACATCCGCGCGCTGACCCGCGACGCGCCGATCATCCCGGAGACCGTGGACGCTCGCGACGTGGTCGCGATCCTGCGCGACTCCGCGGTGCATATCGGCCTCGTGCATGACGAGTACGGCACCTTCCAGGGTGTCGTCACCAGCGCCGACATTCTGGAGGCCATCGTCGGCGCCTTCCACACCGAGCAGGGCCCGGCCGAGCCGGCCTATGTCAGGCGTGCCGACGGCTCCTACCTGATCTCGGGCTGGATGCCGGCGCTGCAATTCGCCGAGCTGCTCGGCGTCGCGCTGCCCTCGCCGCGGCCCTACCAGACCGCGGCCGGCTACCTGCTGCATGAATTCGGTGCGATCCCCGAGGTCGGCGCCAGGATCACGGCGCAGGGCTGGGAGTTCGAGATCGTCGATCTCGACGGCCGCCGCATCGACAAGATCCTCGCGAGCCGGCTCGCGGCCTGA